The following coding sequences are from one Saccopteryx bilineata isolate mSacBil1 chromosome 3, mSacBil1_pri_phased_curated, whole genome shotgun sequence window:
- the ID4 gene encoding DNA-binding protein inhibitor ID-4, with protein sequence MKAVSPVRPSGRKAPSGCGGGELALRCLAEHGHSLGGSAAAAAAAAAARCKAAEAAAEEPALCLQCDMNDCYSRLRRLVPTIPPNKKVSKVEILQHVIDYILDLQLALETHPALLRQPAPPAPPHHPAGTCPTAPLRTPLTALNTDPAGAVNKQGDSILCR encoded by the coding sequence ATGAAGGCGGTGAGCCCCGTGCGCCCCTCGGGCCGCAAGGCGCCGTCGGGCTGCGGCGGCGGGGAGCTGGCGCTGCGCTGCCTGGCCGAGCACGGCCACAGCCTGGGCGGCTCGGCGGCGGCTGCGGCTGCGGCGGCGGCTGCCCGCTGCAAAGCAGCCGAGGCGGCGGCCGAAGAGCCAGCGCTGTGCCTGCAGTGCGATATGAACGACTGCTACAGCCGCCTGCGAAGGCTGGTGCCCACCATCCCGCCCAACAAGAAAGTCAGCAAAGTGGAGATCCTGCAGCACGTTATCGACTACATCCTGGACCTCCAGCTGGCGCTGGAGACGCACCCAGCTCTTCTGAGGCAGCCGGCCCCGCCGGCGCCACCGCACCACCCGGCCGGGACCTGTCCGACCGCGCCTCTGCGGACTCCGCTCACGGCGCTCAACACCGACCCG